The following proteins come from a genomic window of Bactrocera tryoni isolate S06 chromosome 1, CSIRO_BtryS06_freeze2, whole genome shotgun sequence:
- the LOC120766640 gene encoding mucin-21, which yields MDADISSPESKQSRSKPVETLVLANYAAKAEQKRGGVGNGRKEDERITTAVMKVLEGYDWNLVQATAKVPSDRKKDHIKRPMNAFMVWAQAARRVMSKQYPHLQNSELSKSLGKLWKNLKESDKKPFMEFAEKLRLTHKQEHPDYKYQPRRKKARALPASGVQCDDVLSATTTTNSTAKLSCETETDCATGAFQSKSCSGTAAIRKVMGGGNAATANRISGRIIKPTSQPCHNSGKMDALSSYSTNATFRNSNTSSNGAITCAADMLNSEAFISSLNSACAASLQNAANGGLIPELAGLDFGQQSQHYDYARPMDSPCSTASSLQSTGASTSVDGQPLTPPATPYTLSSGSLLSATLNDKRTPTQVQLSQAQNLLRPLSAAAVVDSDAVVGYGVLGDGTREYISLDESQYNSGLLDFHRSTHELLTANELASSNYNSAGGLSGGRIFNPDTTASESYNNYATGQYLAYNYVSNTDACNSPHSIGVLNYLESASSASGVVGAGSNSNCSNKSPSACSMGKFSAVHSYLAPTSMSNSDIDPKEIDQYLMDQVMVPLTQAEASQLPPRSVSAVSTTCPSSTSVSSGAGAVCTTITKAPSVATTSPRGSSCIRSIGGKTNSAVGDGGEANNSVKSSASFQLLHKSHPQQQQNDVLELQSIHRISSTTTSSSTSPAATNGISSEYGANSASNANESCNNNNGGMGGSNVGSSGNCFYVSGIDMNASALSVSHGYHHQQYGPHHLSQQQQSSPHHQAQRDQQQSHHQQQQQHIWGSYVSP from the exons AGTCCCTTCGGACCGCAAAAAGGATCACATCAAGCGACCAATGAATGCGTTTATGGTCTGGGCACAGGCAGCACGACGGGTAATGTCCAAGCAGTACCCCCATTTACAAAACTCAGAGTTGAGTAAATCACTCGGAAAATTGTGGAA AAACCTCAAGGAGTCCGACAAGAAACCATTCATGGAATTCGCGGAGAAGCTGCGACTCACACACAAACAGGAGCATCCCGACTACAAATATCAGCCGCGCCGCAAAAAAGCGCGCGCACTCCCAGCCAGCGGGGTGCAGTGCGACGATGTGCTGTCTGCGACGACAACCACAAACTCTACCGCAAAACTGTCCTGTGAAACAGAAACGGATTGTGCAACTGGCGCCTTTCAGTCAAAGAGCTGCAGTGGGACGGCCGCTATCCGGAAGGTAATGGGCGGAGGTAACGCAGCAACCGCAAATCGAATTAGTGGGCGCATCATTAAGCCAACGTCACAGCCGTGCCATAACAGCGGTAAAATGGATGCGCTGAGCAGCTACAGCACGAACGCGACTTTTCGCAATTCGAATACCAGCAGTAATGGCGCTATCACATGCGCCGCGGATATGCTGAATAGCGAGGCTTTCATTAGCTCGTTGAACAGCGCATGTGCCGCTTCATTGCAGAACGCTGCTAACGGTGGACTCATACCCGAATTGGCGGGACTTGATTTCGGGCAACAGTCGCAGCATTATGATTATGCGCGTCCAATGGATTCACCCTGCTCAACGGCGAGTTCATTGCAATCGACTGGCGCCAGTACTTCCGTCGATGGACAGCCGCTCACACCTCCTGCCACACCATATACATTAAGTAGCGGCAGTCTGCTAAGCGCCACTTTAAACGACAAACGTACGCCCACGCAGGTACAGCTATCACAGGCACAAAACTTATTACGACCACTCAGTGCAGCTGCTGTGGTGGACTCGGATGCTGTCGTCGGTTATGGTGTGCTAGGGGATGGCACCCGCGAGTACATTTCTTTAGATGAAAGCCAGTATAATTCTGGGCTGCTGGATTTTCACCGTTCTACCCATGAACTATTGACGGCTAACGAGTTAGCTTCATCAAACTACAATTCAGCGGGCGGTTTAAGCGGGGGACGCATTTTTAATCCAGATACAACTGCGAGCGAAAGCTATAATAATTATGCCACCGGCCAGTACCTTGCCTACAATTACGTTTCAAATACAGATGCCTGCAATTCGCCACATTCCATTGGAGTCTTGAATTACTTGGAGTCCGCATCATCTGCATCGGGGGTGGTGGGTGCAGGCAGTAACAGCAACTGCTCTAACAAATCGCCCTCGGCATGTTCAATGGGCAAGTTCTCAGCGGTGCATAGCTATTTAGCGCCGACTTCGATGAGCAATAGCGACATTGATCCAAAGGAAATTGACCAATATCTCATGGATCAAGTGATGGTGCCTCTGACCCAGGCCGAAGCTTCACAATTGCCGCCACGGTCGGTGTCCGCAGTGTCAACGACATGCCCTTCTAGTACCTCAGTCTCGTCCGGAGCTGGCGCGGTGTGTACAACAATAACCAAAGCGCCGTCGGTAGCAACAACAAGCCCAAGGGGCAGCTCATGCATAAGGTCCATCGGCGGTAAAACGAATAGCGCCGTTGGAGATGGGGGCGAAGCCAATAATTCTGTGAAATCCTCTGCTTCATTTCAATTGCTCCACAAATCACatccacagcaacaacaaaacgatGTTTTAGAGCTGCAATCGATACATCGGATATCAAGCACAACAACATCATCATCGACATCACCAGCAGCAACGAATGGCATTTCCAGTGAATACGGCGCGAACAGCGCCAGCAACGCCAATGagagttgcaacaacaacaacggcggcATGGGTGGCAGCAATGTAGGGAGCTCCGGTAATTGCTTTTATGTGAGTGGCATTGACATGAACGCGTCGGCGTTGTCAGTCTCCCATGGTTATCATCACCAGCAGTATGGACCACATCACCTatcgcagcagcagcagtccTCGCCACATCACCAAGCACAACGCGACCAGCAGCAGTCgcaccaccaacaacagcaacaacatataTGGGGTAGTTATGTCAGTCCATAA